A stretch of the Esox lucius isolate fEsoLuc1 chromosome 2, fEsoLuc1.pri, whole genome shotgun sequence genome encodes the following:
- the LOC105014355 gene encoding guanylyl cyclase-activating protein 2 encodes MIIFSTMGQSQSELDEEVTLTQIQELYRRFASQCPSGKLHLHEFKKIFGINTGTTEEASAYMENVFRSFDANQDNTIDFMEFVAAVHLVLRGRLDDRLRWSFKVFDRDGNGCLDREEVKHVVKIIYKIKRHGNKSGSEIMTPEKTTERIFELVDKNKDGQISLEEFMEGAQKDPWLLDQLSLDVKPCGWFLEQQRKTKEKELQRKNNK; translated from the exons ATGATTATTTTCTCAACCATGGGTCAATCACAGAGTGAGCTAGACGAAGAGGTGACCCTCACACAAATCCAGGAACTCTACCGAAGATTTGCCAGCCAGTGTCCCAGTGGCAAACTGCATTTGCATGAATtcaagaaaatctttggaatcAACACTGGGACGACAGAAGAAGCGTCAGCTtacatggaaaatgtttttcGATCGTTTGATGCAAACCAG GACAACACAATTGACTTCATGGAGTTTGTGGCAGCTGTGCACCTTGTTCTCAGAGGGAGGCTTGACGACAGACTTAGATGGTCTTTCAAAGTGTTCGACAGAGATGGAAATGGATGCCTTGACAGAGAGGAAGTGAAACATGTTGTCAAA ATCATCTACAAGATCAAGAGGCATGGGAACAAATCAGGAAGTGAGATCATGACCCCTGAAAAAACCACTGAACGGATCTTTGAATTGGTGGATAAGAATAAAGATG gTCAGATTTCCCTGGAGGAGTTCATGGAGGGGGCTCAGAAGGACCCATGGTTGCTGGACCAGCTGAGCCTGGATGTTAAACCCTGTGGGTGGTTTTTGGAACAACAGAGGAAAACCAAGGAGAAAGAACTACAGAGGAAAAATAACAAGTGA